Within Marmota flaviventris isolate mMarFla1 chromosome 13, mMarFla1.hap1, whole genome shotgun sequence, the genomic segment CTGTTGGACTCATACTGCCAGGGCAGCTGGCTGGCACTGGTGCATGTTTCGGTGTGTGGGCTCTGATCTAAGCTTACTACATGTATCAACTTGTTTATTTCCTCCAGGACCCCATGACCAGGTAATAATAGTATTATCATGTCATAGAAGAGGGGCATAGGTCCACACTGAGACAGCTGCCAAGGCCACTCAGGTGAGGAACTGCTGAGTTAGAGATCCACCTCGAGTCTCCTGGCCATGAAGCCATCGGTCTTGCTCAGTTGTCTATAAAATGCTTATAATGTGTGGGCTACAAGAGGGAAGAGACTTAGGGAATCTAATTTTCTGTGAGATTCCCAGTTCTAAAAATAGTGTGTGGGATGTGGTTGAGTAAGTGAATAAATTTACACTGTCTCCCTTGAAGGAAACCTTGTTTGCATTGAAAATCTGATGACCTGTTTCCAGAATGAGGCAGACTGCAGAGTCAGACAGTAAAGTGTGAAGTTTTCCTGAATTTTAATAAGTCCCCAGAGAAAACAGCATGTGGCTATGATGCACATCTGGTGAGGAAAACACCATATCTCATCTCTCACACTTCCTACTCATTTGTCCTCAAGAAGGAGAAGAGCGCCATGAACCAAAGCAGTGTGTCCGAGTTCCTCCTCCTGGGGCTCCCCATCCAGCCAGAGCAGCAAGGCATGTACTACACCCTGTTCCTGGGCATGTACCTGACCACGGtgctggggaacctgctcatcatcctgctCATCAGGCTGGACTCTCGCCTGCACactcccatgtacttcttcctcagtcACTTGGCCTTTTCTGATGTCTCTTTATCATCTGTCACTGTCCCTAAGATGCTCAGGAACATGCAGACTCAGCACTTATCCATCCTCTATGAGGGATGCATTTCTCAgatgtattttttcttactttttgtaTGTGTTGACAATTTTCTTCTTGCAGTGATGGCCTATGACAGGTATGTGGCCATTTGCCACCCCCTCCACTACGCCATCATCATGAGGAAGGAGCCGTGTGTCTTACTGGCGGCTGGGTCCTGGTTCTTCTCTTGTGTACATGCCCTCTTGCATACCCTCCTCCTGTCCCACCTGTCCTTCTGTGCTGACAACACCATCCCCCACTACTTCTGTGAACTCACTGAACTCCTGAAGCTGACCTGCTCAGATGACTCCCTCAATGAGCTAGTTATCCTCGCTGAGGGGGGAGTGTTAACTCTCCTGCCTTTGAGTGCTATTTTGGGCTCTTATGTCTGCATTGGGGCCACTGTTCTATGGGTCCCCTCCACTAAGAAGATCTGCAAAGTTCTGTCCACCTGTGGCTCTCACCTCTTCTTGGTGTTTTTGTACTATGGGACCCttgcaattatttatttctttccttcctcaaaCAATTCCCAAGTCAAGGATGTCATTGCTTCAGTTATGTATACAGTGGTGACACCTATGTTGAATCCCTTTgtctacagcctgaggaataaAGACATGAAATTGGCTCTGAGGATGCTTTACAGAAAAGTGGTTACAGTTTCCAAGTGATGTTTACCCACTCATGTTCTTAATTCTCCTAGAGATGCTTCTTGAGATAATTCTCTAAAAATTTGTGCAGGTGGCTGTAGTAGACTGCAAAAGTGGTCACAGTACTTTGCATCCCTTCCTTTCTATTGTGGAATTTATTTCCCTACCTCTTGAATCTGAGCAGATCTTGTGACTTAATTtgactatagctttgtagtaatgatataaatatatatcattactatatattatatatattaaatatatataaatatagtaatGGTGTTATTATATTTCCAAGCTGAGGCAGAGTGTGTTTCCGCTGCTCTTGGAACCAGAGACCACCAGGTAAGCCAGCCTCGCTAGGCTGCACAGAGATGAGAGGGCACTTGGAGAACAAAGGTGTCCCTGCTAACAGCCAGCTTCCAGGTGATCTGGTCAGTGACTGTGGGGGCATGAATGAGTCCCTGTTGAGATCAGCTGAACCTAGCCAAGACCAGATGCACCTTCCAGCTGAGCCCAGCCCAAGCCAAATCTCCAGCCTGTAGGATCATCTCACCAACAACTGGTTAAAGCACCAAGTCTGGGGATTATGAAGCAGCAAAAGCTCTAACTGATACAACTACTGGTCTTTCCACTGGTTTGATCCAAACTTCTCTTTATTTCAATGGTCCATTTCCCCTCTTGGTCCCCTGCTTGGATTTGACAATTCCATGTTTCTTTCCCATCTTCTAGGACTTCCTGTCTGTCAAACATACAGGTTCACAGACACACCATGATGCTCCTCAAAATCTTAGCTTTAGGAAATCTCTCTTCCATGTCATTCTCCTGTAACCCTCAGTTTTTTCATGTGACATAACTATTagtatagaaattatttacaaataaagaatgGGCATTAGCTCAGCCTCTCCCAGACAGATGCTCAAAGTCAAACAGCCACTGCAAGAGGAACAAGTGCGACTTTGAGTGACCTGAGTTCATGGAACTCCTGTTTCCATCTTTAGATGTCACAGTTTATGACACTATGAATGTCTGATTGTATAGCTGGGAGACTAGGAGAAAACCGGGAGATGGTaaagaaatttaacttttaatCACGATCTTCAATTTTATTACCTGATCCTAAATTACAGGAAACATTATTCTTTTGTATTATATTggttttaaattagaaattatgtTCAATATCAAGACTAAACACAAAGAAAGCAATGGAGAAAAGCCCTGCTGTTTCCACATTGCTACTTATGCCCCCCCGACCCCTTTGCAGAGACTCTGATAAATCACCTGCTTTGAGAATTACTGATTTAGAGGATGGAGTGTGAGAACATTCCATGCCATGCTGAATGGAGTATTGTTGGCAGTCACTCCATTATTATCATAACCTCCTTGTAGGTTTGCAGATTTCCCCTAAGTAGAAAGGGGGCTGAAAGTAAATTGTGCAGTGATATTTGGTAAGGAAATGGACCTtatagcacacacacaaacaaatgtCTTTCCTGGAAGTCTTGCTGTTCAGTGTTTGCAGACATGGGATTACTCACATTTTCCAAGAACACTGATACCAATGCACATATTTTAAGGTCGGTATAAAACTCGAGTGAGAGAAAAATTCAGATTAACCCTCACTTTTGTCAAGTGTAAGAGTTATATTTGTAAACATGCTGTCTCATCAATCTGAAGAGTTACGATGACTTGTTAAAATGTAAACATATGTGAACCTCCTACTTCCAAAGAAAGATATTACATCAGAAATGTAAGTTTATTCTATaggaagagaaataattttagttCTAATATTAGAGAGCATTCAGTAATATTGCATTTTATCTCAGTTTTATGTTCTTTCTTAGGGTACTTATACCAAGATGAAAAGTTAAGAATTCTCCAAAGTGATACTTGGTTTAATTgtaataaaatttccaaaagaatAACACTTAAGTGAAGGAATGGAAAGGGGCAATATGAAGGATTATTTCTTTATCTGAATGATGGCTACATAGGTGTGTTTCCTTTGGGATTATTCATCAGATTGTGCCTTTACTATATGCTTAGTTCTATGTATGTTGTATTtccattaacaaatatttattcttaataaaacatcattttaatcTACTTTTGCATTACCCACAAGCTACTGTTATGTTTCCTCTCAGAAGGAAATGGGTATCCTGAATTTTTGTgttaatatttcaatattttctgtttttaagtcctttgggtatagtctgaggagagggatagctgggtcaaatggtggttccattcccagttttccaaggaatctccatactgctttccatattggctgcaccaattttcagttctttttttttattgcttgttttttttttttaattttttattgttggctgttcaaaacattacatagttcttgatatatcatatttcacactttgattcaagtgggttatgagctcccatttttaccccatatacagattgcagaattacatcagttacacatccattgatttacatattgccatactagtgtctgttgtgttctgctgcctttcctatcctctactatcccccctcccctcccctcccctcccctcttctctctctgccccctctactgacattcatttgtcccccttgtattatttttccctttcccctcacttcctcttgtatgtacttttgtataactctgagggaccttccatttccatgcaatttcccttctctctccctttccctcccacctctcatccctgtttaatgttaatcttcttctcgtgctctttgatcctactctgttcttagttactctccttatatcaaagaagacatttggcatttgttttttagggattggctagcttcacttagcataatctgctctagtgccatccatttccctgcaaattccatgattttgtcattttttaatgcagagtaatactccattgtgtataaatgccacatttttttatccatttgtctatttaagggcatctaggttggttccacagtcttgctattgtgaattgtgctgctatgaacatcgatgtagcagtgtccctgtaacatgctctttttaggtctttagggaatagaccgagaaggggaatagctgggtcaaatggtggctccattcccagctttccaagaaatctccatactgctttccaaattggttgcaccaatttgcagtcccaccagcagtgtacaagtgtacccttttccccacatcctcgccagcacttgttgttgtttgacttcataatgcctgccaatctaactggagtgaaatggtatcttagggtggttttgctttgcatttctctgactgctagagatggtgagcattttttcatgtacttgttgattgattgtatgtcctcctctgagaagtgtctgttcaggtccttggcccatttgttgattgggttgtttgttctcttattgtctaattttttgagttctttgtatactctggatattagggctctatctgaagtgtgaggagtaaagatttgttcccaggatgtaggctctctatttacctctcttattgtttcttttgctgagaaaaaactttttagtttgagtaagtcccattttttgattctagttattaacttttgtgctatgggtgtcctattgaggaatttggagcccgaccccaccgaatgtagatggtagccaactttttcttctatcagacggcgtgtctctgatttgatatcaagctccttgatccattttgaattaacttttgtgcatggcgagagaaagggattcagtttcattttgttgcatatggatttccagttttcccagcaccatttgttgaagatgctatccttcctccattgcatgcttttagcccctttatcaaatataaggtagttgtagttttgtggattggtttctgtgtcctctattctgtaccattggtccacccgcctgttttggtaccagtaccatgctgtttttgttactattgctctgtagtatagtttgaagtctggtatcgctataccgcctgattcacacttcctgcttagagttgtttttgctattctgggtcgtttatttttccatatgaatttcatgattgctttctctatttctacaagaaatgccgttgggattttgattggcattgcattaaacctatagagaacttttggtaatatcgccattttgatgatgttagttctgcctatccgtgaacagggtatatttttccatcttctaagatcttcttctatttctctctttagggttctgtagttttcattgtataggtctttcacctcttttgttaggttgattcccaagtattttattttttttgaagatattgtgaatggagtggttgtcctcatttccatttcagaggatttgtcgctgatatacaggaatgcctttgatttatgcgtgttgattttataacctgccactttgctgaattcatttattagctctaatagtttctttgtagagccttttgggtctgctaggtatagaatcatgttatctgcaaatagtgataatttaagttcttcttttcctattttgatgcctttaatttctttcgtctgtctaattgctctggccagtgtttcgagaactatgttgaacagaagtggtgagagagggcatccctgtcttgttccagattttagaggggatgccttcaatttttctccattcagaatgatgctagcctgaggcttagcatagattgcttttacaatcttgaggtatgttcctgttatccctagtttttctagagttttgaacataaagggatgctgtactttgtcgaatgctttttccgcatctatcgagatgatcatatggttcttatttttaagtctattgatgtggtgaataacatttattgatttccgtatattgaaccagccttgcatcccagggatgaatcctacttgatcatggtgcacaatttttttgatatgtttttgtatccgattcgccagaattttattgaggatttttgcatctaggttcattagagatattggtctgaagttttctttctttgaagtgtctttgtctggtttaagtatcagggtgatgttggcctcgtagaatgaatttggaagttctccctctttttctatttcctgaagtagcttgaaaagtattggtattagttcctcttgaaaggttttgtaaaactctgctgtatacccatccggtcctgggcttttcttagttggtagtctttttatggtttcttctatttcctcaattgatattggtctgtttaggttgtctatatcctcctgactcaatctgggcagatcatatgacttaagaaatttatcgatgccttcactatcttctaatttattggagtataaggattcaaaataatttttgattatcttctgtatatctgaagtgtctgttgtgatattgcctttttcatcccgtatgctagtaatttgagttctctgtcttcttctcttcgctagcatcgctaagggtctgtcgattttgtttattttttcaaagaaccaacttttagttttgtcaattttttcaattgtttcttttgttttgatttcattaatttcagctctgattttaattatttcttgtcttctacttcttttgctgttgttttgctcttctttttctaggattttgagatgaagtatgagatcatttatttgttggttttttctttttttaaggaatgaactccaagcaatgaattttcctcttagaactgctttcaatgtgtcccatagattccgatatgttgtgtcagtgttttcattaatctctaagaattttttaatttcctccttgatgtcttctataacccattgatcattcagtaacctattgttcattctccaagtgatgtattctttttccttccttcttttatcgttgattttcagtttcattccattatgatcagataggatgcatggtattatctctactcctttgtattgtctaagagtttccctgtgacataatatatgatctatttttgagaaggatccatgtgctgctgagaaaaaagtgtaactgcttgatgttgggtggtatattctatatatgtcaattaagtctaggttattaattgtgttattgagttctatagtttccttattcaacttttgtttggaagatctgtccagtggcgagagaggtgtgttgaagtctcccatgattattgtatggtggtctattagactcttgaacttgagaagagtttgtttgatgaacatagctgcaccattgtttggggcatatatattgatgattgttatgtcttgttggtgtatggttcccttaagcagtatgtagtgtccctctttatcccttttgattaactttggcttgaaatctattttatttgatatgagtatggacactcctgcttgtttccgaagtccatatgagtgatatgatttttcccaacctttcaccttcagcctatgtatgtcttttcctatcaaatgcgtctcctgtaggcagcatattgttgggtcttgttttgtgatccattctactagcctgtgtctcttgattggtgagtttaagccattaacatttagggttattattgagctatgggttgttcttccagccatatttgtttatttctgttactaaacatggtttgttttcctctttgattatttttcccccctttactatcctacctcccactgttggttttcattgttattttccatttcctcttcctgtaatgttttgccaaggatgtttagaagagatggttttctagctgcaaattcttttaacttttgtttatcgtggaaggttttaatttcatcttccatcctgaagcttaatttcgctggaaacacaattcttggttggaacccattttctttcagtgtttgaaatatgttattccaggatcttctagctttcagagtctgtgttgaaagatcagctgttatcctgattggcttacccctaaatgtgatctgcttcctttctcttgtagcttttaaaattctctccttattctgtatgttgggcatcttcattataatgtgtctaggtgtgggtctcttatgattttgtacattcggcatcctgtaggcttctaggatttgggattctgtctcattcttcaagtctgggaagttttctcgtattatttcattgaatagattgctcattcctttggtttgaaactctgtcccttcctgtatcccaatgactcttaaatttggtctcttgatgttatcccatatttcttggatgttctgctcatggtttcttaacagtcttgctgagctgtctatgttcttttcaagttgagatactttatcttcattgtctgatgttctatcttctaagtgttctactctgctggtagtattctcaattgagtttttaagatggtttattgcttcctgcatttctaggatttctgtttgtttgttttttataacctctatctccctgtgtagttgatcttttgcttcttggatttgtttatgtaattcattgttgaagtgatctttcattgtctgattttgctgtctgatgtcttccttgagactccagatcatctgaagcatgtatatcctgaattctttatctgacattccatctgctgcagctattacctcttctaaagttgagttgacctgcaatgcttgtggtcctttctttccttgtctcttcatactgttcgcgttcctttctacttggtgaaactgttgtgctattgaattttccccctatatatttatattggtcttgtatagttgcaaagtctccctcgcaggcgcgggcggcggctctgcccctcctccaattggggcaatgtgcctaccacgccggcaggccactgggcctgctctgccggtcggtagcaggtccgcctaccttgcaggcgcgggtggcggctctgtccctctgcgggccactaggcttgttctgtcggtggtcgcagttctgcctaatttgcaggcgcaggcagcggcactgcccctctgcaggcctctggggctgttctgccagtgggtcgcaggtccgcctatcttgcaggcgcggggggcggggcggctctacccttcctcaggccactgggcctgttctatctgtcagttgcaggtctggcctgttctgatggtggtcacagttccgtctaccttgaaggcgcggggggagggggtggctctgcctctcagcaggccctgctcctcttctgctggtgggttgcaggcccgcctaccttgcaggagtgattggaagctctgcccctccgcgggccactgggccttttctgtcggtggtcacagttccgcctacctggcaggcgcggggggtggggggcggctctgcctctcagcaggccagtGCTCCACTTCTTCTGGTGGGTTGCAGGctcgcctaccttgcaggagtgattggaagctctgtcccgctgtgggccactgggccttttctgtcagtggtcacagttcctcctacctggcaggcgcgggggtggggggcggctctgcccctcagcaggccgctgggcctgctctgtgggtggtcccagttccctctaccttgccagcgcagggggagggggcggctctgcctctcagcaagccgctgctcctcttctgacAATTTGCAGttctatcagcaatgtatgagtgaaccttttccccacatcctcaccaacacttgttgttgtttgtcttcatattAGCTACCATGGAGTGAgttgatatcttagagtggttttgatttgcatttctctaattgctagagatgatgaacattttttttcatatatttgttgattgattgtctatcctcttctgagaagtgtctgtccaggtccttggcccatttattgattggattatttgttattttggtgcttagctttttgagttctttgtataccctagagattagtgctctatctgatgtgtgaggagtaaaagtttgctcctaagatgtaggctctctattcaccccacagattgtttattttttaaatttatttttattttttgaatttatatatgatagcagaatgcattacaattcttattacacatacagagcacaatttttcatatctctagttgtatacacagtatattcacaccaattcgtgtcttttaCCTgcactttgggtaataatgatcatcacattccaccatcattaataaccccattcccctttccttcccctccaacccctctgccctatctagagttcgtctatttctcccatgctcccgttccctatcccattatgaatcaacctgcttatatcaaagaaaacatttagcatttggtttcttgggattggctaacttcactaaacattatcttctccaacgccatccatttacctgcaaatgccataattttattctcctttattgctgagtaatattttattgtgtatatatgccacaaaattttttttttatccattcatctactgaagggcaagatttttcccaacctttcaccttcagtctgtgtatatcttttcctatcagatgagtctaatggaggcagcatattgttgggtcttgttttttaaactCAATCTGCTagtgtatgtcttttgattggtgagtttaatccattaacattcagggttattattgagacatggtttgtattcccagccttatttggttatttttgttatttaacttgacttgattttcttctttgattaggtTTTCCTTCTGGGTACCacctctctctgctgattttcatcattgttttttgtttcctcttcatggaatatttttccaaggatgttttgtagtgctggttttctagctataaattctttaacttttgtttatcatggaaggttttaatttcatcttcaaatctaaagcttaatttttctggatacaagattcttggttggtacttattttctttcagagcttgacatacgttgttccaggatcttctagctttcagggtctgtgttgaaaaatctgccattatcctaattggttttcccctatatgtaatctgattcctttctcttgtgcttttaaaattattttcttaatctgcatgttgggcatttttattataatgtgccttggtgtggatctgttgtgattttgtacatttggagtcctgtaggcttcttgaatttggatttccaatttatttttcatgtttggaaagttttctgatattatttcattgaatacattgttcattcctttggtttggacctttATGCtttcctctatctcaataactcttaaatttggtctttttatgttatccatatttcttgaatgttctgcccatggtttcttaccattatcactgtgtgatctatgttcttttcaagttcatatattttgtcttcattgtctgaggtcctatcttccaagtagtctactctgttggtgatgctttcatttgagcttttaatttggtttattgtttctttcatttcaaagatttctgtttgtttttttcagtacctctatctccctgttggggtgatcttttgcttcctgtatttgtttatgtagctccttgttaaagtgatctttcattgcctggaattgctctcttatatcttccttgagttcacagagaATTTTAACCaggtacatcctgaactccttctctgtcatttcttctgctgtgg encodes:
- the LOC139701488 gene encoding olfactory receptor 1J4-like — encoded protein: MTRLQSQTVKCEVFLNFNKSPEKTACGYDAHLVRKTPYLISHTSYSFVLKKEKSAMNQSSVSEFLLLGLPIQPEQQGMYYTLFLGMYLTTVLGNLLIILLIRLDSRLHTPMYFFLSHLAFSDVSLSSVTVPKMLRNMQTQHLSILYEGCISQMYFFLLFVCVDNFLLAVMAYDRYVAICHPLHYAIIMRKEPCVLLAAGSWFFSCVHALLHTLLLSHLSFCADNTIPHYFCELTELLKLTCSDDSLNELVILAEGGVLTLLPLSAILGSYVCIGATVLWVPSTKKICKVLSTCGSHLFLVFLYYGTLAIIYFFPSSNNSQVKDVIASVMYTVVTPMLNPFVYSLRNKDMKLALRMLYRKVVTVSK